The nucleotide sequence CTTCTCGGCGTACTCGCTCATGTCGATGCGGACCATCGCGCGCTCGTCGTCGAAGAGGAAGTCGGCGAGGGATTTGGCGAGTTCGGTCTTGCCGACGCCGGTCGGGCCGAGGAAGAGGAACGATCCGGTCGGGCGGTCGGGGTCGGCGATCCCGGAACGCGCGCGCCGCACCGCGTCGGAGACGGCGGCGACCGCGGTCCGCTGGCCGATGAGGCGCTTGCCGATCTCGTCCTCCATGCGGAGCAACTTCCCGCGCTCGCCCTCCAGAAGGCGGCCGGCCGGGATGCCGGTCCACGACGACACGACGTCGGCGACGTCGTCCGGCCCCACTTCCTCCTTGACCATCGACGCGGTCGCCGAGGCGGTCTCGGCGTTGTGCGACGCCTCGTCCAACTCGCGTTCGAGCGCCGGGATCTGCGCGTACATCAGTTTCGACGCCGACTCGAAGTCGCCGTCGCGCTGGGCTCGTTCGGCTTCACCGCGCAGGTCGTCGAGCTGCTTCTTGAGTTCGCCGACCTTGTTGAGGCCGGCCTTCTCCTGCTGCCAGCGCGCGGTCAGCGCGTTCAACTGCTCCTGCCGGTCGGCGAGATCGCGGCGCAGCTTCTGCAGCCGCTCCTTGCTCGCCGCGTCGGACTCCTTCGCGAGCGCCAGCTCCTCCATGTGCAGGCGGTCGACGGTGCGCTGGAGTTCGTCGATCTCGACCGGCGACGAGTCGATCTCCATGCGCAGCCGCGACGCCGCCTCGTCGACGAGGTCGATCGCCTTGTCGGGCAGGAAGCGGGCGGTGATGTAGCGGTCGGAGAGCGCGGCGGCGGCGACCAGTGCCGCGTCGGCGATCTGGACCTGGTGGTGCGCCTCGTACCGGCTCTTGAGGCCGCGCAGGATCGCGATCGTGTCCTCGACGCTCGGCTCCCCCACGATGACCTGCTGGAAGCGGCGTTCCAGGGCGGGGTCCTTCTCGATGTGCTTGCGGTATTCGTCGAGCGTCGTCGCGCCGACGAGGCGCAGTTCGCCGCGCGCGAGCATCGGCTTGAGCATGTTGCCGGCGTCCATCGCGGAGTCGCCGGTCGCGCCGGCTCCGACGACGGTGTGCAACTCGTCGATGAACGTGACGATTTCGCCGTCGCTGTCCTTGATCTCGGTGAGCACCGCCTTGAGGCGCTCCTCGAATTCGCCGCGGAACTTCGCGCCCGCGACCATCGCCCCGAGGTCGAGCGCGATCAGGCGCTTGCCGCGCAGCGATTCGGGCACGTCGCCGGCCACGATCCGGCGGGCGAGGCCTTCGACGACGGCGGTCTTGCCGACGCCGGGCTCGCCGATCAGCACCGGGTTGTTCTTCGTACGCCGCGACAGCACCTGCACGACGCGGCGGATCTCCGCGTCGCGGCCGATCACCGGGTCGAGCTTGCCGTCGCGCGCCTCCGCGGTCAGGTCGCGCCCGTACTTCGCGAGTGCCTGATACGTGCTCTCCGGGTCGGGCGACGTCACGCGCGCGCTCCCGCGCACCTGCGTGAAGGCGTCCAGCAGCGCCTGCGGCGTCGCGCCGAGCGCCTTCAGGGCGTCGCCGACCGCGCCGCCGCTCTCGGCGATGCCGACGAGCAGGTGTTCGGTCGAGATGTACGCGTCGCCGAGCGCCTCGGCGCGTTCGCCCGCGTCGTTGAGCGCGGCCAGGGTCTCGCGCGCGAGCTGGGGCGCCGCGACCGTTGAGCCCTGGGCCCGCGGCAACCGGTCGAGCGCCTGGTCGGCGGCGATCCGCACCTGCGGCGCGGGCACGCCGAGAGCGGACAGCAGGGGGATGGCCGTGCCCTCCGGCTGGTCGAGCAGGGCAAGCAGCAGATGCGCGGGCTCCACGTGGGGGTGCCCGGACGCCGCGGCCGTGCGGACGGCGGTGGAGAGGCTCTCCGCGGCCTTCGTGGTGAGCTTGTTCGCATCCATGGGCGCGCCGCGACTCCTTCGCTGGTTGTACGGGGCGGTGTTCGGGGGCTGGTCCGGGGCGGTACGGGTCCGCTCCCGCCTCGGGGGCGGATCACGCCCCTCGAAGGGATTCTTTCCCGTCCTCCCGGGTCAACCGTGCCAGCATTGAGTCTATTCCACTCAACTACCTTGCGGATACCCGATGCATAGCCGTGACCACGAGCCCGCGCCGAGGCCCACCTCCCGACCGTCCCCCACCCGTGGCGCCGCGCCACCCCCACGACTACCGTCGCCCCGTGAACCCGACTCCGCAGTCCCTCGACGCCGCGGCACACCCCGGTGCGCCCGACCCGCTGGCCGCCCGCCTCGACGCGGCCTACCTCGCCTTCTGGCGCGAATACCACCTGTGCACCCTCACCACCCCGCGCCCGGACGGCACCCCCCACGTCGTCCCGGTCGGCGTCACCTTCGACCCGGAGACCCGCGTCGCCCGCGTGATCACCAGCCGCGACAGCCGCAAGGCCCGCAACGTCCGCGCCGCGGGCGACGCCGGCGCACGCGTCGCCGTCTGCCAGATCGACCGCGCCCGCTGGGCGACCCTCGAAGGCACCGCCTTCGTCCGCGACGACCCCGCCTCCGTCGCGGAGGCCGAACACCGCTACGCCGAGCGGTACCACCCCCCGCGCGAGAACCCGAACCGCGTCGTCATAGAAATCCGTGTGGACCGCGCCCTCGGCCGAGCCTAGGGCGCATCCCTCCCCGACGAGACGAGGTGCCCCCCATCGAGCCGCGATCAGCCGAACCGGCTCGCTCGTGGGCGTGGCCGAAGCGCTACGAGGTGCGCAGCCAGCTGGCGTCGGGCGGCTTCGGAATCATCCTGCGGGCGTTCGACCGCGAGGCGGGCCACGACGTGGCGGTCAAGGTGCCGCGCCCGGTCGCCGTCGACCCGAGCCACCTGGACCGGTTCCGGCGTGAGGCGGCCATCGTCTCGACCCTCCGCCACGAGAACGTCCTGCGGGCGCTCGCCTCGGACACGTCGGGAGAAGTCTTCCTCCCGCACTTCGTCACCGAATTGATCCACGGGGTGACCCTCCACCACCGGATGATCCACGACGGCCGCATGGCGTTCGAGGAGATCGCCCAGGTAGGCGCGCAGCTCACCGAGGCGCTCGCCGCGATTCACCGGGCCGAGGTCGTCCACAACGACATCAAGCCCACGAACGTGATGGTCGATCCGAACGGCAAGGTCACGGTCATCGACTTCGGGCTCGCGGTGGCGGCGACCGAGCCGGCTCCGCGGCAGGCCGTCGGCTCGTGGGCGTATCAGGCTCCGGAGGCCCTGGACGCGCTTCTGACCCGCCACCGCGGTGATCCGACCACCGCGCCGACGCCGTCCACGGCCGCGGACGTGTATGCCGCCGGTCTCGTCCTCCACGAACTCACCACGGGCGAACGCGTCTTCGATGCGACGTCCCACGAGTACCAAGACGTTCGCGCGGCAGCCGGCAAAGACGTGCCGCGCCTGTCCGAGGCACGCCCCGGAACCCCGCCGGCCTGGGACGGCGTTGTCGCGCGCATGACCGCGAGGGATCCGGCGGATCGGCCGACGGCGGCGGAAGTCGCCGAGGAGATACGGGGGATCGCCCCGCCTCCGCCGGGTTCGGGAACGGCGTCGCGGACGGCGTCCGTCGGCCTCACCCCGGTGTCCCACGACCGGAGTCAGTCCTCCGCGCCCGCGCCGCGGCGCTCCGACGAGAGTCGCACCTCGCCCCGCGTGCAGCACGAACCCGGGAAAAGCGCCGCGCTGAAGAAGGACCGGACGAAGTGACCGGCTACCGGCGCGCTTCCCGGAGTTTCGCCACGGCGCTCGCGTGCACGTCGTGCATGTACCGCTCCGGGGAGTACGACCACGGGAAGCGGTAGAGCCGCGAGTCGACGGCGTTGAAGGTCGCCGCCATGTCGAGCCAACCGCCGCTCTGGGCCTGGGCGTACGCGAGCAGCGCCGCGTCCGCGAGGAAGGTCGGCCCGCGTTCGGCGGAGGAGACGGGCCAGAGTTCCTGAATGGCCTGGAGGTCGGTGCGTACTTCGGGCCGGCCCCAGTAGTCGGCGGGCGCGAAGCCGGGGTTCTTGCGGTGCTCCTGGCGCGCGTACTCGATGTGCGCGTGCAGCAGGATCAGCACGAGGGGCGAGCGCTTCGGCGCGTTCGACGCGGTGTGGGCGGCGAAGGCGAACATCTCGTCGTGCGAGCCGTGCCACTTCTCGCACAGGTACTGCAGGGCCTGGTCGTGGCCGTGCCGGTGATGCGGTGCGCGGTCCGACAGTTGCTTCCACAGCCAGTCGAAGTCCTGCCGGGGCCGGGCCAGTCCGCGCGCCACGGTGATCCAGGTCATCCACGGCGTGGGGTCGTCGCCGTCGCCGGACACGGCCTCCCGGCACGCCTCGTCGGCCTGCCGGAGCAGGTGGTGGAACGCCTGGAACGCCGCCTGGTTCGCCTGGTCGGCCCGCGCCGCGCCGCGCGCGGCCCACGCGGCCATCACCAGCGACTGGGCGCGGACCGCCAGGAAGTCCGGCGACGCCGGCTCGGCGTGCTGCCACCCGAAGAACCACCCGGGGTGGTCCTGGGCGACCTTGCCGAGCGCGCACGCCGCGACCGCGCGCTTGTCCCAGTCCCTGCCGATGTCGCGCATCAGCTCGGCGGCAGGCTTCCACTTGCCGGTCGCGACGGCGGCATCGCGGGCCCGGGCGATGTCCGCGTGTCCCAAAGCCTCGTCCGTGACGCGCACCGGCGCCGGCGGATCGGCCGGGACCACCAAGGATGTCGACGACTGCGAGGAAACGGCTCGACCACGCCGTAACCGTCCGAAGAGTGCCATGCCCCGAGCTTATTCAGCGTCAGTTGCCAAGAGCTAACGGGCAGTTGGCGAGAAAACGGGCAGAATGTGCCGGGCCGACTCCGCCAATACCCGTGATCATGGCCCCACGGCGGTTGGCGGCGGCTGTGCGGAGGGAAACCGGAGCCGCACCGTCCGCCTCGGGGCCGCCGCCGCACGCAGAAGTGGCCTCGCACCCACACGGGTCGCGAGGCCACCGGATCGTCGGCGGAGGGCGGGCGGTTACTCCGACCGCCCCCGCTTCGGGCGCCAGACCACCA is from Yinghuangia sp. ASG 101 and encodes:
- the clpB gene encoding ATP-dependent chaperone ClpB codes for the protein MDANKLTTKAAESLSTAVRTAAASGHPHVEPAHLLLALLDQPEGTAIPLLSALGVPAPQVRIAADQALDRLPRAQGSTVAAPQLARETLAALNDAGERAEALGDAYISTEHLLVGIAESGGAVGDALKALGATPQALLDAFTQVRGSARVTSPDPESTYQALAKYGRDLTAEARDGKLDPVIGRDAEIRRVVQVLSRRTKNNPVLIGEPGVGKTAVVEGLARRIVAGDVPESLRGKRLIALDLGAMVAGAKFRGEFEERLKAVLTEIKDSDGEIVTFIDELHTVVGAGATGDSAMDAGNMLKPMLARGELRLVGATTLDEYRKHIEKDPALERRFQQVIVGEPSVEDTIAILRGLKSRYEAHHQVQIADAALVAAAALSDRYITARFLPDKAIDLVDEAASRLRMEIDSSPVEIDELQRTVDRLHMEELALAKESDAASKERLQKLRRDLADRQEQLNALTARWQQEKAGLNKVGELKKQLDDLRGEAERAQRDGDFESASKLMYAQIPALERELDEASHNAETASATASMVKEEVGPDDVADVVSSWTGIPAGRLLEGERGKLLRMEDEIGKRLIGQRTAVAAVSDAVRRARSGIADPDRPTGSFLFLGPTGVGKTELAKSLADFLFDDERAMVRIDMSEYAEKHSVARLVGAPPGYVGYEEGGQLTEAVRRRPYTIVLLDEVEKAHPEVFDVLLQVLDDGRLTDGQGRTVDFRNTVLILTSNLGSQFLVDQTLEPAEQKASVLDVVRMSFKPEFLNRLDDIVVFDALGTDELAHIVDLSVARLAARLSDRRITLRVTDAAREWLALTGYDPAYGARPLRRLVQTSIGDQLARELLAGEITDGDAVIVDLDITQDALNVRPEPATASAAKTL
- a CDS encoding serine/threonine-protein kinase, which translates into the protein MPPIEPRSAEPARSWAWPKRYEVRSQLASGGFGIILRAFDREAGHDVAVKVPRPVAVDPSHLDRFRREAAIVSTLRHENVLRALASDTSGEVFLPHFVTELIHGVTLHHRMIHDGRMAFEEIAQVGAQLTEALAAIHRAEVVHNDIKPTNVMVDPNGKVTVIDFGLAVAATEPAPRQAVGSWAYQAPEALDALLTRHRGDPTTAPTPSTAADVYAAGLVLHELTTGERVFDATSHEYQDVRAAAGKDVPRLSEARPGTPPAWDGVVARMTARDPADRPTAAEVAEEIRGIAPPPPGSGTASRTASVGLTPVSHDRSQSSAPAPRRSDESRTSPRVQHEPGKSAALKKDRTK
- a CDS encoding pyridoxamine 5'-phosphate oxidase family protein, which gives rise to MNPTPQSLDAAAHPGAPDPLAARLDAAYLAFWREYHLCTLTTPRPDGTPHVVPVGVTFDPETRVARVITSRDSRKARNVRAAGDAGARVAVCQIDRARWATLEGTAFVRDDPASVAEAEHRYAERYHPPRENPNRVVIEIRVDRALGRA